The Pectobacterium wasabiae CFBP 3304 DNA segment AATACGGGGCGAGTGGGACAGATGGTCTATCGCCAACTGCTCGATGCCCGTCAGAGCTTGCGCCGTCCACTCAGCCATGCGGATGGGCAAGCTGCTCCTGCAGAACAGGCACACTACACGCGTACCGCCGCCAATGAAGTACGCAGCCAGTTTCAGCGACTGCCCAACCCCGACCTGCTGATGTATGTGTTCCCGCATCTGGCGGGGACGGACCCGGTTCCTGTACCGGGTTACACCACCATCTTCCCCCTCTACCAGCGTGTGCAATACGCGATGCCGGGCGAACGTACGGAGGATTACTGATGGTCTGGTCGCTTCCCTGGCGCAAACCCACTGTGCCGACCAAAGGCGAACAGCCGGACGGCTGGCAGCGCCACATCGATACACTACAGCAGGCAGGCATTCCCGAACCCGGTACCAGCGTAAGGGGGAGCCGCCCCGCCACCCAGGCCGATGAGCAGGCCTTGTACGAGGTTGCCCCGTCGTTTGTCGCGTTGCTGCCCTGGGTCGAATATTTGCCCGAATCACAAAGTATGCTGCTGGAGGATGGTGTCTCAGTCGCCGCCTTCTTTGAACTGACTCCACTGGGTACAGAAGGCCGTGAGCCGGTCTGGCTGGCTCAGGCACGGGATGCGCTGGAAAACGCGCTGCAGGACAGCTTCGACGAGCTCGACGACAATCCCTGGGTACTGCAACTCTACGCTCAGGA contains these protein-coding regions:
- a CDS encoding TIGR03751 family conjugal transfer lipoprotein; translated protein: MRSNWTKPLTIMLSVTVLTGCATSKEDLLPHGGRTMQDIWQQESGNTGRVGQMVYRQLLDARQSLRRPLSHADGQAAPAEQAHYTRTAANEVRSQFQRLPNPDLLMYVFPHLAGTDPVPVPGYTTIFPLYQRVQYAMPGERTEDY